One window from the genome of Megalobrama amblycephala isolate DHTTF-2021 linkage group LG4, ASM1881202v1, whole genome shotgun sequence encodes:
- the LOC125267661 gene encoding trichohyalin-like isoform X1, giving the protein MSSRESRDVVRSSSRRRRKSKSISPPFMSDLRIVLLGKSMSENSGVGNFLLGRAAFDSEAPPDVVERVGGRLKDRHVMVISSPQLLQTNISDHQISQTVRECVYLSDPGPHVIVLLLKHDQCSAEDQQCVEKVLDSFSERVYQHTMVLTTQESTETNDILQKIIQKCFNRHFSLQRSSSPDDLLQTFEEIVQKNDGRHLDCAEESQYFSMKQQDTERLSEGVKLNLVVCGSDGTLKSSISEQILQQTDRRSDVDLHGRQISLVELPALFNTRLSEEEVMRQTLRCVSLCHPGVHVFLLIIPDAPLNNEDKAEMEEIQRILSSRINKHMMILIMQNSEHQTEELNEETQSVIERFGGRHHFFGPNTQVSTLMENIEKMLEENRGELYSTETFLEAQMEKLMKYEEIKKKIDSLETHLLSQGSRENTDELRIVLLGKTGVGKSATGNTILGRDAFTAETSQESVTKESQRESSEINGRRITVIDTPGLFDTELSNEEIQREIRHCISMILPGPHVFIIVLNLGQRFTKHEETSVKIIQEMFGEKSLMFTMVLFTRGDDLKNKTIEQCLGKPGSPLMKLIEACRNRFHVFNNNQTGDRTQVSDLLEKIDNMVRANGGSFYSCKMFREMERERQEQQMKILMDRVREREELMKKLEEEMNKERETFKNKIEQLKKEKEKLLMKYDTEIDRLMNRIQIERQNHEKERKRREDEYTEREEQYNIQMRREREEWEQQKLEEKTRREEDKKRTEREKQISDEQIQRLRSEMEGIIGEKERTERERQEQLEDLEKRLTEERNMREDPQKTSEEKQKLLEEQHEEELKRRRVEWREEYEEEKEKMMRKICSETDKSLQVSACRKLKNEYRKWSWSLHSAMMETENKLHNKIENEAIHEVEETDLQRELKKTSEEVEKSMSEFFEKDIDKYILIQWKTSCEIKIKKLQENIVRETKRKLNDILQQRDLKKKIDDQRINHENTLYEKSKELALKLKDKTNDEETLKKEFDLFWEQSVKKIITDIPLIRDIDVMRDVRKILSDVYESVSVDHWRDIFAVSSYSDYVKLKGLRGINAYLSNAIKSVKDLSPEDEAQIRSLVTDVSLQTDRMIKSYNISKMGYNISYIQLLTDYIKRRVTEHQEEQVNYVFKKEFFMDLFLSICKRTNKKITDQHRLFREANDPVIYVEKKRKEYYRIFQKYCHGATSAAVFGVIICQKLKEPIEQSVYKKTARYLTDEMRSNCESLNGNRSNLEKHILKTLAEEEDFDKYMNYIYNPRDHFKSFIRDEVSRYISDKFSVSVLPKMKENIELLQQKIMKAAHESTEPVQENREDVGLWLKSFTQQISDELIFSEKDLSGVKHDDVDDFRLLEDVMRQELPAIMTDISSRFNTESFPVKLDCKFRPDELLIDLFCQCCWVRCPFCKAICTNDIKNHDGDHSVAFHRVTGINGTYYSLTGNLCTDMCTDLVTSGQCFNTSDGNFKYRDYRRAGGVYANWSIDPDLSELPYWKWFVCRFQKDLEKSYSKTFEGKNEIPDIFFEGDDDIPDEWRKYSKHDAIESLDRYM; this is encoded by the exons ATGTCCAGCAGAGAGAGCAGAG ATGTTGTTCGCAGTTCCTCTCGCAGGAGAAGAAAAAGCAAATCCATAAGCCCCCCCTTCA tgagTGATCTGAGGATTGTTCTTCTGGGGAAGAGCATGTCAGAAAACAGTGGAGTGGGAAACTTCCTGTTGGGACGAGCAGCATTTgacagtgaagctcctccagaTGTTGTAGAGAGAGTCGGAGGAAGATTGAAGGACAGACACGTGATGGTCATCAGCAGTCCTCAGCTGCTCCAGACAAACATCTCAGATCATCAGATCTCACAGacagtgagagagtgtgtgtatcTCTCTGATCCAGGACCTCATGTGATCGTTCTGCTCCTCAAACATGATCagtgttcagcagaagatcagcAGTGTGTGGAGAAGGTGCTGGACTCGTTCTCTGAGCGGGTTTATCAACACACCATGGTGCTCACCACACAAGAGTCCACTGAAACCAATGACATCCTACAGAAGATCATTCAGAAGTGCTTCAACAGACACTTCAGTCTTCAGAGAAGCAGCTCTCCTGATGATCTTCTGCAGACGTTTGAGGAGATTGTGCAAAAGAATGATGGACGACACCTGGATTGTGCTGAAGAGTCACAGTATTTCTCAATGAAGCAACAGGACACAGAGAGAC TTTCAGAGGGTGTGAAGCTGAATCTGGTTGTGTGTGGGAGTGACGGCACATTAAAATCCTCCATATCAGAGCAGATCCTgcagcagacagacagaagatcAGACGTGGATCTTCATGGACGTCAGATCAGTCTGGTGGAGCTTCCAGCTCTGTTCAACACTCGTCTCTCAGAGGAGGAAGTGATGCGTCAGACTCTCCGTTGTGTGTCTCTCTGTCATCCTGGAGTTCATGTTTTCCTCCTCATTATTCCTGATGCTCCACTCAATAATGAAGACAAAGCAGAAATGGAAGAGATCCAGAGGATCTTAAGCTCCAGAATCAACAAACACATGATGATCCTCATAATGCAGAATTCAGAGCATCAGACAGAAGAACTCAATGAAGAAACACAGTCTGTCATTGAGAGATTTGGAGGACGACATCATTTCTTTGGTCCCAACACACAAGTGTCCACATTGATGGAGAACATTGAGAAGATGCTGGAAGAAAACAGAGGAGAGCTGTACTCCACAGAGACATTTCTGGAGGCACAGATGGAAAAACTGATGAAATATGAAGAGATAAAGAAGAAAATCGACTCACTAGAGACACATTTACTGTCACAAG gTTCAAGAGAAAACACAGATGAACTGAGGATTGTGCTGCTGGGAAAAACTGGAGTTGGGAAGAGTGCAACAGGAAACACAATCTTAGGAAGAGACGCGTTTACAGCAGAAACATCTCAAGAGTCAGTGACTAAAGAGAGTCAGAGAGAATCATCTGAAATCAACGGCCGACGCATTACTGTGATCGACACTCCAGGACTGTTTGATACTGAACTGAGTAATGAGGAGATCCAGAGAGAAATCAGACACTGCATCTCCATGATCCTGCCTGGACCACATGTGTTCATCATTGTGCTCAATTTAGGACAACGATTCactaaacatgaggaaacatcAGTGAAGATCATCCAAGAGATGTTTGGTGAGAAATCCTTAATGTTCACCATGGTGCTCTTCACCAGAGGAGATGATCTGAAGAACAAAACTATTGAACAGTGTTTGGGAAAACCTGGATCTCCTTTGATGAAGCTGATTGAAGCTTGTagaaacagattccatgtgTTCAATAATAATCAGACTGGAGACCGAACACAGGTGTCTGATCTACTGGAGAAGATAGACAACATGGTGAGAGCGAACGGAGGGAGTTTCTACTCATGTAAGATGttcagagagatggagagagaaagacaagAACAACAGATGAAGATCCTGATGGACAGagtcagagaaagagaagaactgatgaagaaacTGGAAGAAGAAATGAACAAAGAACGagagacatttaaaaataaaatagagcaactgaagaaagaaaaagaaaaactgctGATGAAATATGACACGGAAATAGACAGACTAATGAATAGAATACAGATTGAACGACAGAATcatgaaaaagagagaaaaagaagagaAGATGAATATACAGAAAGAGAagaacaatataatatacagaTGAGAAGAGAACGAGAGGAATGGGAGCAACAGAAACTGGAGGAAAAGACAAGAAGAGAAGAAGATAAGAAaaggacagagagagaaaaacagattTCTGATGAACAGATTCAGAGACTCAGGAGTGAAATGGAGGGAATAAtcggagagaaagagagaacagaaagagagagacaagaACAACTAGAGGATCTAGAGAAGAGActgacagaagaaagaaacatgAGAGAAGATCCACAAAAGACTTCTGAAGAGAAACAGAAACTCCTTGAAGAACAGCATGAAGAAGAACTGAAGAGAAGACGAGTAGAGTGGAGAGAGGAAtatgaagaagagaaagagaagatGATGAGGAAGATCTGCTCTGAAACTGATAAGTCACTACAG GTCTCAGCCTGCAGGAAACTGAAGAATGAATACAGGAAGTGGTCCTGGAGTCTTCACAGTGCCATGATGGAAACTGAGAACAAACTTCacaacaaaatagaaaatgaagCTATTCATGAAGTTGAGGAAACTGATCTTCAAAGAGAACTGAAGAAGACAAGTGAAGAAGTGGAGAAATCAATGTCTGAGTTCTTTgagaaagacattgataaatATATACTGATTCAGTGGAAAACATCAtgtgaaatcaaaatcaaaaagcTTCAGGAAAACATTGTGAGAGAAACAAAGAGGAAACTAAATGATATTCTTCAGCAGCGAGACCTGAAGAAAAAGATTGATGATCAGAgaataaatcatgaaaacactCTCTATGAAAAGAGCAAAGAACTCGCCTTAAAACTcaaagacaaaacaaatgatGAAGAAACACTGAAGAAAGAGTTTGATTTGTTCTGGGAACAGAGTGTGAAGAAGATCATCACAGACATTCCTCTAATCAGAGACATTGATGTAATGAGAGATGTGAGAAAGATCCTTAGTGACGTCTATGAAAGTGTGTCTGTAGATCACTGGAGGGATATTTTCGCTGTATCAAGTTATTCAGATTATGTGAAATTAAAGGGATTAAGAGgaattaatgcatatttatCAAATGCCATAAAATCAGTGAAAGATCTGTCTCCAGAAGATGAAGCTCAAATCAGATCATTAGTCACAGATGTTTCTctgcagacagacagaatgattaAGTCATATAACATCTCAAAGATGGGCTACAACATCAGCTACATTCAGCTACTCACAGATTACATCAAGAGGAGAGTAACAGAACATCAGGAAGAACAAGTGAATTATGTGTTCAAGAAGGAATTCTTCATGGATTTGTTTCTTTCCATCTGTAAGAGAACAAACAAGAAGATCACTGACCAACACAGACTGTTCAGAGAAGCCAATGATCCTGTAATATATGTTGAGAAGAAGAGAAAAGAGTACTATAGGATTTTCCAGAAATATTGTCATGGAGCAACATCAGCTGCTGTTTTTGGTGTGATCATCTGTCAGAAACTCAAAGAGCCCATTGAGCAGAGCGTCTACAAGAAGACTGCCAGATATCTGACAGATGAAATGAGATCAAACTGTGAATCACTGAATGGAAACAGATCAAATCTGGAAAAACACATCCTGAAGACACTGGCAGAAGAGGAGGATTTTGACAAATACATGAACTACATTTATAATCCCAGAGATCACTTCAAGAGTTTCATCAGAGATGAAGTCAGTCGGTACATCTCTGATAagttcagtgtcagtgttttacCCAAGATGAAGGAGAACATTGAACTCCTGCAGCAGAAGATCATGAAAGCAGCACATGAATCTACTGAACCTGTTCAAGAGAACAGAGAAGATGTTGGTTTGTGGTTGAAGAGTTTCACACAGCAGATTTCAGATGAGCTGATCTTCTCTGAAAAAGACCTCAGTGGAGTCAAACAtgatgatgttgatgatttCAGGCTCCTAGAAGATGTGATGAGACAAGAACTTCCTGCTATAATGACTGACATCAGCAGTAGATTCAACACAGAGTCATTTCCAGTAAAGCTGGACTGTAAGTTCAGACCAGATGAGCTTCTGATTGATCTCTTCTGTCAGTGCTGTTGGGTTCGATGTCCGTTCTGTAAAGCCATCTGCACCAACGATATAAAAAACCATGATGGAGATCACAGTGTTGCTTTCCACAGAGTGACTGGAATTAATGGCACATATTACAGTTTAACAGGGAATCTCTGTACTGATATGTGCACAGACTTAGTGACAAGTGGTCAGTGTTTTAATACATCAGATGGAAATTTTAAATATAGAGACTACAGAAGAGCAGGAGGAGTTTATGCGAACTGGAGCATCGATCCTGATCTCTCTGAACTGCCCTACTGGAAGTGGTTTGTGTGCAGATTCCAGAAAGATCTGGAAAAATCCTACAGTAAAACATTTGAGGGGAAGAATGAGATTCCAGATATTTTTTTTGAGGGGGATGATGACATACCAGATGAATGGAGAAAATACTCAAAACATGATGCTATTGAGAGTTTGGATCGATACATGTAA
- the LOC125267661 gene encoding uncharacterized protein LOC125267661 isoform X2, producing MSSRESRDVVRSSSRRRRKSKSISPPFMSDLRIVLLGKSMSENSGVGNFLLGRAAFDSEAPPDVVERVGGRLKDRHVMVISSPQLLQTNISDHQISQTVRECVYLSDPGPHVIVLLLKHDQCSAEDQQCVEKVLDSFSERVYQHTMVLTTQESTETNDILQKIIQKCFNRHFSLQRSSSPDDLLQTFEEIVQKNDGRHLDCAEESQYFSMKQQDTERQGVKLNLVVCGSDGTLKSSISEQILQQTDRRSDVDLHGRQISLVELPALFNTRLSEEEVMRQTLRCVSLCHPGVHVFLLIIPDAPLNNEDKAEMEEIQRILSSRINKHMMILIMQNSEHQTEELNEETQSVIERFGGRHHFFGPNTQVSTLMENIEKMLEENRGELYSTETFLEAQMEKLMKYEEIKKKIDSLETHLLSQGSRENTDELRIVLLGKTGVGKSATGNTILGRDAFTAETSQESVTKESQRESSEINGRRITVIDTPGLFDTELSNEEIQREIRHCISMILPGPHVFIIVLNLGQRFTKHEETSVKIIQEMFGEKSLMFTMVLFTRGDDLKNKTIEQCLGKPGSPLMKLIEACRNRFHVFNNNQTGDRTQVSDLLEKIDNMVRANGGSFYSCKMFREMERERQEQQMKILMDRVREREELMKKLEEEMNKERETFKNKIEQLKKEKEKLLMKYDTEIDRLMNRIQIERQNHEKERKRREDEYTEREEQYNIQMRREREEWEQQKLEEKTRREEDKKRTEREKQISDEQIQRLRSEMEGIIGEKERTERERQEQLEDLEKRLTEERNMREDPQKTSEEKQKLLEEQHEEELKRRRVEWREEYEEEKEKMMRKICSETDKSLQVSACRKLKNEYRKWSWSLHSAMMETENKLHNKIENEAIHEVEETDLQRELKKTSEEVEKSMSEFFEKDIDKYILIQWKTSCEIKIKKLQENIVRETKRKLNDILQQRDLKKKIDDQRINHENTLYEKSKELALKLKDKTNDEETLKKEFDLFWEQSVKKIITDIPLIRDIDVMRDVRKILSDVYESVSVDHWRDIFAVSSYSDYVKLKGLRGINAYLSNAIKSVKDLSPEDEAQIRSLVTDVSLQTDRMIKSYNISKMGYNISYIQLLTDYIKRRVTEHQEEQVNYVFKKEFFMDLFLSICKRTNKKITDQHRLFREANDPVIYVEKKRKEYYRIFQKYCHGATSAAVFGVIICQKLKEPIEQSVYKKTARYLTDEMRSNCESLNGNRSNLEKHILKTLAEEEDFDKYMNYIYNPRDHFKSFIRDEVSRYISDKFSVSVLPKMKENIELLQQKIMKAAHESTEPVQENREDVGLWLKSFTQQISDELIFSEKDLSGVKHDDVDDFRLLEDVMRQELPAIMTDISSRFNTESFPVKLDCKFRPDELLIDLFCQCCWVRCPFCKAICTNDIKNHDGDHSVAFHRVTGINGTYYSLTGNLCTDMCTDLVTSGQCFNTSDGNFKYRDYRRAGGVYANWSIDPDLSELPYWKWFVCRFQKDLEKSYSKTFEGKNEIPDIFFEGDDDIPDEWRKYSKHDAIESLDRYM from the exons ATGTCCAGCAGAGAGAGCAGAG ATGTTGTTCGCAGTTCCTCTCGCAGGAGAAGAAAAAGCAAATCCATAAGCCCCCCCTTCA tgagTGATCTGAGGATTGTTCTTCTGGGGAAGAGCATGTCAGAAAACAGTGGAGTGGGAAACTTCCTGTTGGGACGAGCAGCATTTgacagtgaagctcctccagaTGTTGTAGAGAGAGTCGGAGGAAGATTGAAGGACAGACACGTGATGGTCATCAGCAGTCCTCAGCTGCTCCAGACAAACATCTCAGATCATCAGATCTCACAGacagtgagagagtgtgtgtatcTCTCTGATCCAGGACCTCATGTGATCGTTCTGCTCCTCAAACATGATCagtgttcagcagaagatcagcAGTGTGTGGAGAAGGTGCTGGACTCGTTCTCTGAGCGGGTTTATCAACACACCATGGTGCTCACCACACAAGAGTCCACTGAAACCAATGACATCCTACAGAAGATCATTCAGAAGTGCTTCAACAGACACTTCAGTCTTCAGAGAAGCAGCTCTCCTGATGATCTTCTGCAGACGTTTGAGGAGATTGTGCAAAAGAATGATGGACGACACCTGGATTGTGCTGAAGAGTCACAGTATTTCTCAATGAAGCAACAGGACACAGAGAGAC AGGGTGTGAAGCTGAATCTGGTTGTGTGTGGGAGTGACGGCACATTAAAATCCTCCATATCAGAGCAGATCCTgcagcagacagacagaagatcAGACGTGGATCTTCATGGACGTCAGATCAGTCTGGTGGAGCTTCCAGCTCTGTTCAACACTCGTCTCTCAGAGGAGGAAGTGATGCGTCAGACTCTCCGTTGTGTGTCTCTCTGTCATCCTGGAGTTCATGTTTTCCTCCTCATTATTCCTGATGCTCCACTCAATAATGAAGACAAAGCAGAAATGGAAGAGATCCAGAGGATCTTAAGCTCCAGAATCAACAAACACATGATGATCCTCATAATGCAGAATTCAGAGCATCAGACAGAAGAACTCAATGAAGAAACACAGTCTGTCATTGAGAGATTTGGAGGACGACATCATTTCTTTGGTCCCAACACACAAGTGTCCACATTGATGGAGAACATTGAGAAGATGCTGGAAGAAAACAGAGGAGAGCTGTACTCCACAGAGACATTTCTGGAGGCACAGATGGAAAAACTGATGAAATATGAAGAGATAAAGAAGAAAATCGACTCACTAGAGACACATTTACTGTCACAAG gTTCAAGAGAAAACACAGATGAACTGAGGATTGTGCTGCTGGGAAAAACTGGAGTTGGGAAGAGTGCAACAGGAAACACAATCTTAGGAAGAGACGCGTTTACAGCAGAAACATCTCAAGAGTCAGTGACTAAAGAGAGTCAGAGAGAATCATCTGAAATCAACGGCCGACGCATTACTGTGATCGACACTCCAGGACTGTTTGATACTGAACTGAGTAATGAGGAGATCCAGAGAGAAATCAGACACTGCATCTCCATGATCCTGCCTGGACCACATGTGTTCATCATTGTGCTCAATTTAGGACAACGATTCactaaacatgaggaaacatcAGTGAAGATCATCCAAGAGATGTTTGGTGAGAAATCCTTAATGTTCACCATGGTGCTCTTCACCAGAGGAGATGATCTGAAGAACAAAACTATTGAACAGTGTTTGGGAAAACCTGGATCTCCTTTGATGAAGCTGATTGAAGCTTGTagaaacagattccatgtgTTCAATAATAATCAGACTGGAGACCGAACACAGGTGTCTGATCTACTGGAGAAGATAGACAACATGGTGAGAGCGAACGGAGGGAGTTTCTACTCATGTAAGATGttcagagagatggagagagaaagacaagAACAACAGATGAAGATCCTGATGGACAGagtcagagaaagagaagaactgatgaagaaacTGGAAGAAGAAATGAACAAAGAACGagagacatttaaaaataaaatagagcaactgaagaaagaaaaagaaaaactgctGATGAAATATGACACGGAAATAGACAGACTAATGAATAGAATACAGATTGAACGACAGAATcatgaaaaagagagaaaaagaagagaAGATGAATATACAGAAAGAGAagaacaatataatatacagaTGAGAAGAGAACGAGAGGAATGGGAGCAACAGAAACTGGAGGAAAAGACAAGAAGAGAAGAAGATAAGAAaaggacagagagagaaaaacagattTCTGATGAACAGATTCAGAGACTCAGGAGTGAAATGGAGGGAATAAtcggagagaaagagagaacagaaagagagagacaagaACAACTAGAGGATCTAGAGAAGAGActgacagaagaaagaaacatgAGAGAAGATCCACAAAAGACTTCTGAAGAGAAACAGAAACTCCTTGAAGAACAGCATGAAGAAGAACTGAAGAGAAGACGAGTAGAGTGGAGAGAGGAAtatgaagaagagaaagagaagatGATGAGGAAGATCTGCTCTGAAACTGATAAGTCACTACAG GTCTCAGCCTGCAGGAAACTGAAGAATGAATACAGGAAGTGGTCCTGGAGTCTTCACAGTGCCATGATGGAAACTGAGAACAAACTTCacaacaaaatagaaaatgaagCTATTCATGAAGTTGAGGAAACTGATCTTCAAAGAGAACTGAAGAAGACAAGTGAAGAAGTGGAGAAATCAATGTCTGAGTTCTTTgagaaagacattgataaatATATACTGATTCAGTGGAAAACATCAtgtgaaatcaaaatcaaaaagcTTCAGGAAAACATTGTGAGAGAAACAAAGAGGAAACTAAATGATATTCTTCAGCAGCGAGACCTGAAGAAAAAGATTGATGATCAGAgaataaatcatgaaaacactCTCTATGAAAAGAGCAAAGAACTCGCCTTAAAACTcaaagacaaaacaaatgatGAAGAAACACTGAAGAAAGAGTTTGATTTGTTCTGGGAACAGAGTGTGAAGAAGATCATCACAGACATTCCTCTAATCAGAGACATTGATGTAATGAGAGATGTGAGAAAGATCCTTAGTGACGTCTATGAAAGTGTGTCTGTAGATCACTGGAGGGATATTTTCGCTGTATCAAGTTATTCAGATTATGTGAAATTAAAGGGATTAAGAGgaattaatgcatatttatCAAATGCCATAAAATCAGTGAAAGATCTGTCTCCAGAAGATGAAGCTCAAATCAGATCATTAGTCACAGATGTTTCTctgcagacagacagaatgattaAGTCATATAACATCTCAAAGATGGGCTACAACATCAGCTACATTCAGCTACTCACAGATTACATCAAGAGGAGAGTAACAGAACATCAGGAAGAACAAGTGAATTATGTGTTCAAGAAGGAATTCTTCATGGATTTGTTTCTTTCCATCTGTAAGAGAACAAACAAGAAGATCACTGACCAACACAGACTGTTCAGAGAAGCCAATGATCCTGTAATATATGTTGAGAAGAAGAGAAAAGAGTACTATAGGATTTTCCAGAAATATTGTCATGGAGCAACATCAGCTGCTGTTTTTGGTGTGATCATCTGTCAGAAACTCAAAGAGCCCATTGAGCAGAGCGTCTACAAGAAGACTGCCAGATATCTGACAGATGAAATGAGATCAAACTGTGAATCACTGAATGGAAACAGATCAAATCTGGAAAAACACATCCTGAAGACACTGGCAGAAGAGGAGGATTTTGACAAATACATGAACTACATTTATAATCCCAGAGATCACTTCAAGAGTTTCATCAGAGATGAAGTCAGTCGGTACATCTCTGATAagttcagtgtcagtgttttacCCAAGATGAAGGAGAACATTGAACTCCTGCAGCAGAAGATCATGAAAGCAGCACATGAATCTACTGAACCTGTTCAAGAGAACAGAGAAGATGTTGGTTTGTGGTTGAAGAGTTTCACACAGCAGATTTCAGATGAGCTGATCTTCTCTGAAAAAGACCTCAGTGGAGTCAAACAtgatgatgttgatgatttCAGGCTCCTAGAAGATGTGATGAGACAAGAACTTCCTGCTATAATGACTGACATCAGCAGTAGATTCAACACAGAGTCATTTCCAGTAAAGCTGGACTGTAAGTTCAGACCAGATGAGCTTCTGATTGATCTCTTCTGTCAGTGCTGTTGGGTTCGATGTCCGTTCTGTAAAGCCATCTGCACCAACGATATAAAAAACCATGATGGAGATCACAGTGTTGCTTTCCACAGAGTGACTGGAATTAATGGCACATATTACAGTTTAACAGGGAATCTCTGTACTGATATGTGCACAGACTTAGTGACAAGTGGTCAGTGTTTTAATACATCAGATGGAAATTTTAAATATAGAGACTACAGAAGAGCAGGAGGAGTTTATGCGAACTGGAGCATCGATCCTGATCTCTCTGAACTGCCCTACTGGAAGTGGTTTGTGTGCAGATTCCAGAAAGATCTGGAAAAATCCTACAGTAAAACATTTGAGGGGAAGAATGAGATTCCAGATATTTTTTTTGAGGGGGATGATGACATACCAGATGAATGGAGAAAATACTCAAAACATGATGCTATTGAGAGTTTGGATCGATACATGTAA